The following proteins are co-located in the Plasmodium brasilianum strain Bolivian I chromosome 11, whole genome shotgun sequence genome:
- a CDS encoding MEI2-like RNA-binding protein has product MNVHLRGPSLTEEAVNKNIKNKRTVHIKNTYISPYVLYNKKGNDNNNSRLEYLNKIFTNDKDDSVFIKGKNNYISTMDNNSHEKRILRYALFNEINLKLLKTKDERCELNTITTMIHMNSDNNSDKENEMIINEHVDLLENKNIKKVSTTINSSNILNSEKMKNALKSNALFFTKCSSNHKLVSNPYFNKKDYEEKQNGPNTLRPITPNSTYIDYLNRGDKSNANVKDELGSSSKYIVSGSSGACATSSSSGIGSSNHCIFNDSIVNNVIYKCEDSIPLGTILNIHNLDNNNSNVLTTVMLRNIPNKYTQNMLMDVMNKHFKGLYDFFYLPIDFRNKCNVGYAFINFIHPHYAELFIKFFNNYKLNAFKSNKVCTVTWGRVQGLKANIEHYRNSAIMTIPIPQYKPMLFQNGISVSWPDSDGPLPAIKLRSQKY; this is encoded by the coding sequence atgaatgttCACCTTAGAGGACCATCGTTGACAGAAGAAgctgttaataaaaatataaaaaataaaagaacagTTCACATaaaaaacacatatatatccCCTTATGTTCTGtacaataaaaaaggtaATGACAACAATAACAGCCGGTTAGAATATTTGAATAAGATATTTACAAATGATAAAGATGATAGTGTATTtataaagggaaaaaataattatattagtaCTATGGACAATAATAGtcatgaaaaaagaatattaagatatgctttatttaatgaaatcaATTTAAAATTGCTTAAGACCAAAGATGAAAGATGTGAATTAAATACAATAACAACCATGATACACATGAATTCGGATAATAATAGtgataaagaaaatgaaatgataataaatgaacatgTGGATTTACTGGAAAATAAGaacattaaaaaagttaGTACTACtattaatagtagtaatattttgaatagtgaaaaaatgaaaaatgctCTAAAATCAAATGCCCTATTTTTTACCAAATGTAGTAGTAATCATAAATTGGTAAGCAACCcttattttaacaaaaaagatTACGAAGAAAAACAGAACGGTCCTAATACTCTAAGACCTATTACACCTAACAGTACGTATATAGATTATCTAAATCGAGGAGATAAGAGCAATGCCAATGTAAAGGATGAACTAGGGTCTAGCAGTAAATATATCGTTAGTGGTAGCAGCGGTGCATGCGCCACTAGTAGCAGTAGTGGTATAGGTAGTAGTAACCACTGTATTTTTAACGACAGTATTGTGAacaatgttatatataaatgtgaaGATAGTATACCCCTTGGTACTATActaaatattcataatttagataataacaatagtaatgTGCTAACAACAGTCATGCTAAGAAATATACCTAACAAGTATACTCAAAATATGTTAATGGACGTTATGAATAAGCATTTTAAAGGcttatatgattttttttatttaccaaTTGATTTCCGAAACAAATGTAATGTTGGATAtgcatttattaattttatacacCCCCATTATGCTGAActgtttataaaattttttaataattacaaGCTAAATGCTTTTAAAAGCAATAAAGTTTGCACAGTTACATGGGGAAGAGTACAAGGTCTAAAAGCAAATATTGAGCATTACAGAAATTCCGCAATTATGACTATACCAATACCTCAATACAAACCCATGCTTTTTCAAAACGGCATATCCGTTTCATGGCCTGATTCGGATGGTCCTCTTCCAGCTATTAAATTGAGGTCCCAAAAGTATTAA
- a CDS encoding EGF-like membrane protein — translation MVVLSPFIVRLLHILFLLNKLPISFCINCNDKHKCKNGCYVLDDNKYVCLCNENEKGIYCTEKWNVCDKDCNIMGMDSSCSIALWSCIPTEKRPFYKCECGAFFKGKNCEIENNPCSFPETNPCLNGTCIFIIKLNRIICKCNNGWTQKDKQNSSLLTWGNQQVEVPPPCDGNNKRTPHEMKALKQIRRGLSKYAVYHTPATYAIWWLIYIISVLILFLFCCNVCFNFLSNSLMSYFTGFNSKKKE, via the exons ATGGTCGTGCTTTCTCCTTTCATTGTGAGactattacatattttgtttttgctCAATAAACTCCCTATTTCCTTTTGCATAAACTGCAATGATAAacataaatgcaaaaatggGTGTTACGTGTTAGACGATAATAAGTATGTATGCTTatgtaatgaaaatgaaaaaggaatatacTGTACGGAAAAATGGAACGTTTGCGACAAGGATTGCAATATAATGGGAATGGACTCATCTTGTTCTATTGCCTTAT gGTCTTGCATACCGACTGAGAAAAGACCATTTTACAAGTGCGAGTGCGGTGCCTTCTTTAAGGGGAAAAATTGTGAAATTGAAAATAACCCTTGTTCCTTTCCAGAAACAAATCCCTGCTTAAATGGTACTTGCATCTTTATTATAAAACTTAATAGAATTATCTGTAAATGTAATAACGGGTGGACTCAAAAGGACAAACAAAACTCGAGTTTGCTGACCTGGGGAAACCAACAGGTTGAAGTGCCACCACCATGCGacggtaataataaaagaacgCCACATGAAATGAAAGCGTTaa AGCAAATTAGAAGGGGGTTGTCGAAATACGCTGTTTATCACACGCCAg CGACATACGCCATATGGTGgctcatttatattataagcGTCTTGATCCTATTCTTATTCTGCTGTAATGTgtgttttaattttctttcaaATTCATTGATGAGCTATTTTACTGGGTTtaacagtaaaaaaaaggaatag
- a CDS encoding ferredoxin--NADP reductase, with product MGNMLNVQITTWCKVVDKVKLVRKNALHDVYNLEINHNGMLQYIEGQSCGIIPYYNQLDELKDKILNEQNCNDSSVNGQNCSDNNVHANTKEGGNIKRKNCARLYSISSSNSQNLSVAIRIHKYVDETDGIKQLKYGYCSEFIENIKKNDNIYLTGPHGNFNLPNDVVEKNVNLILVATGTGISPYISFLKKILGCENTNMNKSSNYNGLIYLFYGVYNEDSILYISELEHFKKVYPHNLHITYIFSVNKNKDGCSFHVQDEIFKRKEEFLHLFNYYKCELYICGHKSIKNKILDILKNDQELDREKRKRVHVEVY from the exons ATGGGAAATATGCTTAATGTGCAGATAACTACATG GTGCAAAGTAGTAGATAAGGTAAAACTAGTGAGAAAAAATGCTTTACATGATGTTTATAATCTCGAAATTAATCATAATGGAATGTTACAGTATATAGAAGGTCAGTCATGCGGAATAATACCATATTACAACCAATTAGATGagttaaaagataaaattttaaatgaacaaaattgTAATGATAGTAGTGTGAATGGACAAAATTGCAGTGATAATAATGTACATGCAAACACTAAGGAAGGGGGGAACATAAAACGAAAGAATTGCGCAAGATTGTATTCAATATCTTCTAGTAATTCACAGAATTTATCTGTAGCTATAAGGATTCATAAATATGTGGATGAAACGGATGgaataaaacaattaaaatatggtTACTGCTCAGAGTTTatagaaaacataaaaaagaatgataatatttatttaactgGACCACAtggaaattttaatttaccaAATGATGTTgttgaaaaaaatgttaactTAATTTTAGTGGCAACTGGAACTGGTATTTCtccatatatttcttttttaaaaaaaatattaggcTGCGAAAATACTAATATGAATAAGAGCTCAAATTATAATggtcttatatatttattttatgggGTATATAATGAAGactctattttatatataagtgaactggaacattttaaaaaagtgtaTCCAcataatttacatattacttacattttttctgtaaataaaaataaggatgGATGTTCTTTTCATGTTCAagatgaaatatttaaaaggaaagaaGAGTTTTTGCATCTTTTTAACTATTACAAATGTGagctatatatatgtggacACAAatccataaaaaataaaattttagatattttgaaaaatgatCAGGAGTTGGACAGGGAAAAGAGGAAAAGGGTACATGTGGAAGTTTATTAA
- a CDS encoding nuclear polyadenylated RNA-binding protein NAB2, with protein MISKSKEEQKKYQNIITEKLRELLGEYEVDILTEYVWHMAGNVKTSSEFMCNELKDFLGDHTTVFVNWLMKLMNDIKKQKKIDSSTKNEKAIKSGSTRDRQLDELSRSNKSRDTNTRHSITHSKKTKDYVRDYDTNRRDLSACKRRSRSYLSRSSKNSYNNEKESFAKRVSRKRFRRGMSIRSSSSSADARKFHYDKNKIRTKKNDKGADIDRTKFKDKYRKVGRSTSRSFTPSRVIYVEKDNEKKERKNEMLLESEKNKSEPEERKLNDNTDECNSNEKKNKAILKPNPRFVGDKPVPYLQPAAPGVNNQEMQTYHMNYPYENMHGPLNYEKRINTVGNYYQGNYLMNEQRDVDNNMNNNIISNSSNNNSNNTYMSSNMSNNFFNPRYSNNYNMQQKNINFKMNMNKSTPPPNFLNTNRFPNNMNNSNNYIYQKSKMMNVNIPKAPNNDRINPPIYPKQINNMLNVRSQQNMSSNTIGSLSNNNNNFIDTKQIQQHLYGPNGNKQKIFNQGQVHPDIPAIRTQAPYITHPLNQNLSSHHNIQNVHLNNNSSNTHEKISFTNDSKNLELSQVQTQFVQGKDYNTPNMANTNMANTNTANTNTANTNTANPNAEGNQIVQSENAGDNANAIVKIPKKCHYLPNCQYGDKCRYIHPIENCRNWPFCAFGSECIYIHPNVPCKFGMYCANYYCNYSHDHVDTTNLPEIGTNGYFLNKKLINSNQKTVDGNANFDDKVAQISISMPKTPPEMRKDKNKTEYNENEYIENIIESEKADEKYDVNNEQQSQNDYRMEIIREQNQENGQEVHNLKQIREESFIFQNNDENTNYFAHDNLGNAVVDTKENEAVDYNCFDIVIDPENLKGKNVSTELNEGDPINGAGNN; from the exons ATGATTTCCAAGAGTAAAGAAGAACAAAAGAAATATCAAAACATTATAACCGAAAAGTTAAGGGAGTTATTGGGTGAATATGAAGTCGATATATTAACTGAGTATGTGTGGCACATGGCAGGAAATGTCAAAACAAGCAGTGAGTTTATGTGCAACGAACTCAAAGATTTTCTCGGGGATCAT ACTACTGTTTTTGTGAACTGGTTAATGAAACTTATGAATGACATaaagaaacagaaaaaaattgacagtagtacaaaaaatgaaaaagccATAAAGTCTGGAAGTACTAGAGATAGACAACTTGATGAACTATCGAGGTCTAACAAAAGCAGAG ACACCAATACAAGGCATTCAATTACGCATAGCAAAAAAACGAAA GATTATGTTAGGGATTATGATACAAACAGAAGAGATTTGTCTGCTTGTAAAAGAAGATCAAGAAGCTATCTAAGTAGAAGTAGTAAGAAttcttataataatgaaaaagaatcTTTTGCAAAGAGGGTTAGCAGAAAAAGGTTTAGGAGAGGAATGAGTATTAGATCAAGTTCATCAAGTGCTGATGCTAGGAAGTTtcattatgataaaaataaaataagaacaaaaaaaaacgatAAAGGAGCAGATATAGATAGAACAAAGTTTAAAGATAAATATCGAAAAGTTGGTAGAAGTACAAGTCGATCCTTTACGCCCAGTCGAGTCATTTATGTGGAAAAGgataacgaaaaaaaagaaagaaagaatgAAATGCTTCTGGAgagtgaaaaaaataagagcG AACCTGAAGAAAGGAAATTAAATGACAATACCGATGAATGTAAttctaatgaaaaaaaaaacaaagctATTTTGAA GCCCAATCCACGTTTTGTTGGAGATAAACCTGTTCCTTATTTGCAACCTGCAGCACCTG GTGTAAACAATCAAGAGATGCAAACTTACCATATGAACTACCCATATGAAAACATGCATGGCCCCCTCAATTACGAAAAGAGAATAAACACAGTAGGGAATTATTACCAAGGAAATTACTTGATGAATGAACAAAGGGATGtagataataatatgaacaataatattattagtaacagtagtaataataatagcaataatacTTATATGTCCAGCAATAtgagtaataatttttttaatccgCGATATTCAAATAACTATAACATGCaacaaaaaaacataaatttcaAAATGAATATGAACAAGTCAACTCCTCCACCAAATTTTTTGAACACAAATAGATTTcctaataatatgaacaatagtaacaattatatatatcagaaaagtaaaatgatGAATGTTAATATTCCGAAAGCCCCAAACAATGATAGAATTAATCCACCAATTTATCCAAAGCAAATTAATAACATGTTAAATGTTAGGAGTCAACAAAACATGAGCAGCAATACCATTGGTAGCttgagtaataataataataattttattgataCGAAGCAAATCCAACAGCATCTTTATGGGCCCAATGGAAATAAACAGAAAATATTTAACCAAGGCCAAGTCCATCCGGACATACCAGCAATAAGAACGCAGGCACCTTACATCACTCATCCGTTAAATCAAAATTTATCATCCCAccataatatacaaaatgttcatcttaataataatagtagtaacacTCATGAAAAAATCAGTTTTACCAATGATTCAAAAAATCTGGAATTATCTCAAGTACAAACGCAATTTGTTCAAGGGAAGGACTACAACACCCCGAATATGGCTAACACGAATATGGCTAACACGAATACAGCTAACACGAATACAGCTAACACGAATACAGCTAACCCTAATGCAG AAGGAAACCAAATTGTACAGTCTGAGAATGCAGGGGATAATGCGAATGCCATTGTGAAG ATTCCCAAAAAGTGCCACTATTTGCCCAACTGCCAATACGGGGATAAATGTCGTTATATACATCCCATCGAAaac TGTAGAAATTGGCCTTTCTGTGCCTTCGGATCGgagtgcatatatattcatcCAAATGTCCCTTGCAAATTTG GAATGTACTGCGCCAATTATTACTGTAACTATTCCCATGACCATGTGGACACAACG AACCTGCCGGAAATAGGGACGAACGGATACTTtttgaacaaaaaattaataaacagTAATCAGAAAACGGTTGATGGTAATGCCAATTTTGATGACAAGGTGGCTCAAATTTCAATTAGCATGCCCAAAACACCTCCGGAGATGagaaaggataaaaataaaacagagTACAATGAGAATGAATACATCGAGAATATAATAGAAAGTGAAAAAGCAGATGAAAAGTATGACGTAAATAATGAACAACAAAGTCAGAATGATTACAGAATGGAAATAATAAGAGAACAGAATCAAGAGAATGGACAAGAAGTCCATAACTTAAAGCAAATTAGAGAAGAGagctttatttttcaaaataatgatgaaaatacaaattattttgcACATGACAATTTAGGGAATGCAGTAGTAGATACAAAGGAAAATGAAGCAGTTGATTATAACTGTTTTGATATTGTAATAGATCCAGAGAATTTAAAGGGGAAAAATGTTTCAACTGAGTTGAACGAGGGAGATCCCATAAATGGGGCTGGAAATAATTAA
- a CDS encoding chorismate synthase, translated as MSTYGTLLKVTSFGESHGKAVGCVIDGFLANIEIDFELIQKQLNRRRPNQSKLTSNRNENDKLVILSGFDENKTLGTPITFLIYNEDIKKENYSPFINIPRPGHGDYTYFMKYHVKNKSGSSRFSGRETVTRVAAGACIEQWLLNFYNCKIVCYVHSVGNIKLPDHVSKKLEKYAPSRDLVDTYGCVKYNEKKKIFMDCFNSIYDINGILIDKNVNKQNAFDHLTHFEKKKGLEGSYYGNNGNNINKYNNYKDDNNGNNNGNNNSNNNGNNNSNNNGNNNNNDYYYYNNNNDSNNSYNRYNSNSSNNINNSNSDEHENEWTVLQTRCPHPYTAVQISSYIFKLKSKGDSVGGIATCVIKNIPIGIGEPIFDKIEAELAKIILSIPAIKGIEFGSGFNGTYMLGSQHNDLFIPLDEMEHSENNKNEQNVKSVQCVQNYKNEKNDKNCENIQKSQYIQNGQNETKKNIHSNFKKREEESENYWDKKEEIVFDENNFDSAHKNIEASNDDSNMTNKHKLLITKTNNCGGILAGITTGNNIIFRSAIKPVSSIQIEKETSNFYGKICKLSVKGMHDCCILPRLPPIIESSSSIVIGDMILRQIAKYGEKNLPTLGVYK; from the coding sequence ATGAGCACATACGGCACTCTGCTGAAGGTAACATCTTTTGGTGAAAGTCATGGAAAAGCAGTGGGGTGTGTTATTGATGGATTTCTGGCAAACATCGAAATAGATTTTGAATTAATTCAAAAACAGTTAAATAGAAGAAGACCAAATCAATCAAAATTGACAAGTAAtagaaatgaaaatgataaattgGTCATCTTATCAGGatttgatgaaaataaaacattagGAACTCcaataacttttttaatatacaacgaggatataaaaaaagaaaattattccCCGTTCATAAATATACCAAGACCAGGTCATGGAgattatacttattttatgaaatatcatgtcaaaaataaaagtggAAGTAGCAGATTTTCTGGAAGAGAAACAGTAACAAGAGTAGCAGCTGGTGCTTGTATAGAACAATGGCTActaaatttttacaattgcAAAATTGTTTGTTATGTACATTCTGtgggaaatataaaattacctGATCATGTCAgcaaaaaattggaaaaatatGCTCCTTCCAGAGATTTAGTTGATACTTATGGATGtgttaaatataatgaaaaaaaaaagatatttatgGATTGTTTTAATAGCATATACGATATTAATGGAATATTAAtagataaaaatgtaaataagcAGAATGCTTTCGATCATTTAACACattttgagaaaaaaaaggggcTAGAAGGCAGCTATTATGGTAATAATgggaataatattaataaatataacaattataaagacgataataatggtaataataatggcaataataatagcaataataatggcaataataatagcaataataatggaaataataataataatgattattattattataataataacaacgaTAGTAACAATAGCTATAATAGATACAATAGTAACAGTAGTAACAATATCAATAATAGCAACTCTGATGAGCACGAAAACGAGTGGACAGTTTTGCAAACAAGGTGTCCTCATCCGTACACAGCAGTACAAATttcttcttatatttttaaattaaaaagtaaggGTGATAGTGTAGGAGGAATAGCAACGTGcgttattaaaaatattcctaTTGGCATTGGAGAGCcaatttttgataaaatagaAGCTGAGCTAgctaaaataattttatccaTTCCAGCAATAAAAGGTATTGAATTTGGCAGCGGTTTTAATGGCACATATATGCTCGGATCACAACATAACGATTTATTTATTCCGCTCGATGAAATGGAACATAgtgaaaataacaaaaatgagcaaaatgtaaaaagtGTACAATGtgtacaaaattataaaaatgagaaaaatgacaaaaattgcgaaaatattcaaaagagccaatatattcaaaatggCCAAAACGAAActaaaaagaatatacacagtaactttaaaaaaagggaagaagAAAGTGAAAATTATTGGGATAAAAAGGAGGAAATTGTTTtcgatgaaaataatttcgATAGTGCACATAAAAATATCGAAGCCTCGAATGACGACAGCAATATGACcaataaacataaattattaattacaaaaaCGAACAATTGTGGTGGTATATTAGCTGGAATAACTACaggaaataatattattttcagaTCAGCAATAAAGCCAGTCTCTTCAAtacaaatagaaaaagaGACAAGTAATTTTTATGGAAAAATTTGCAAGTTAAGTGTGAAAGGTATGCATGATTGCTGCATTTTACCCAGATTACCTCCCATAATTGAGTCTTCATCTTCTATTGTAATTGGAGATATGATTTTAAGGCAAATAGCAAAATATGGAGAGAAAAATTTACCTACATTAGGCGTTTATAAGTAA